DNA from Gemella massiliensis:
TAGAAAATGTGTCAGGTAACATAAACTGATACAACACACCGCAAAATAAATCTGCAATCAATATTGAAGTACAAATATTAACTATCTCGGTAACTCCAAGATAAGACCATAAAGACTTGTTAATACCGAATATTTTAAATAATATTCCGTAAATAAAAAGTGACAGCACTACAAACTCTAAAATACTTACACCATGATTTTCCAACATCTCCAGCGGGTAAGAATTTCGCCCTAAAAAAATAGAGGCTAAAGTACCAAGTGCTACTATAAACAAGTCTATCATCATTATTAATTTAAAACGATGATATATATATAATTTTGATGAAAATAATTTTCTCATGTTCAACTCCTAATATAATAATTCAATAAAAAAATATATTATTTTACAAATATCCCGGCAATGGTTAGTAGCGATATAAACACCTACAACCAACTTTTTCACAATCTATCCTTTTAAAAGTTTTTATATTAATTTAGCAACAGCAACCTACCTGTATTCAAATTTGTTTTATGAAATTTTTTGTCCTTGTTAAACTTGAGGGATGACTTAACAAAATCCTACTTTAAAAAATTATGATTTTTGCGCCGTCTTCAGTTAGCCATCCCTTTTTTATCTTAAAATATTACCAATATACTTTTTATAAAGTTAACCTATATCCTAAGTAAGCCGCCGCAATAATTATTACTCCTAAGATAACGAAGCTCACTTTTCGAGTTTCTTTTATTACTATTATCTCAACAATTTTTTGAACAATTAGAATAACAAAACCTACTGCAATAAGGATATTTTTCATTTTTTCGTTATCAATAAACGTCGTGCCTATTATAATAACTAAGGCAACTACAGTAATCAACATACTTATAGCTAAAAATATTAGTTTTTTATCTACCATAAACCTCTATTTTCTCCTTACCTTAATTGTTACTTTTACTATTGGAGTATCAGTAGCGGTTTTTACATCTTCTTTCGGATAAATTTTTAAATTACTACGTTCTTCGGTTTCCTCTTTAACATCACTCAAATCAACATCAACATACATCGCTGATATTTTATCAAGCTCTTCTTGTGTTTCCGCTCTTACGGTTACCTTTGTTGAATCCGGTGTTATGGATACCAATTCGTAATCTGAAGAAAGTTCCCCCACTTTATTAACAAGTAACGGTACTTCTTTTTCTATTTTTTTAAGATCAATTGTCATTACAGTTGATTCCGTTTCTATTTGAATATCTTCTATCTTGTTGTAATCACTGTCATAAGCGACAATTTTAGCCTCTTCTCGTGTATTTTTGTTAATTTTAGTTTTTGTAGCACTTTCTGCCCGTACTTCTTTAATTCTATTAATACTGTCTATATCTCCGGAAATTTTTACCGTATCATTATTTAAACTTAGTTTATCAATTTCAAAACCGAGCAATAACCTTTCTTTTTTAACTATCGGAGTGACTTTAAATTCACGTGTTACTTTTTCTCGAATGGAAATAGTAATACTGCTAGGCTCAACGGTAGCCTCCAGCCCTTTTTCCAATCCTTCCACTTCCAACTTAACTTTCTGATCATCGCCGATTTGGGCATTTTTTAAATTAAGTTTCACCTTGAAATTTTTAGCAATACTTTCTTTTTGTACTTTTGATGGAGGCCCGCTTAATTTTACAGACACCGTATTCGGTATTCCTACTACATAAAGTTTATCCCTATCATAATCAGCTTCCAACGGTACATCTGTTATCCAAGCAGCCGCTATGTTGTCATTATTTCCGATAACGGAAATATTTTTGAAATTTTCATTTACCGAAATAAAAAGTAGTACCGCTATCAAAAATGATATTAATTTTAATTGGTTATTTTCTTTTAGTCTCACAATATCACCCCCTATTTTAATTTATCTCTAAGGAGATTATCTTTTTGAGTAAGCCAATTTTCTGTTAAATATTTTGAAAGTTCGTCGGATTTAAAGTCTGTCGTTAAAATACCGTTTTGACAAACAGAAATTTTTCCCGTTTCCTCCGACACAACAACGACAATAGCATCGGTTAATTCCGAAAGTCCTAACGCCGCTCTATGTCTTGTTCCATAACTGCTGGCAATACTTCTATTATCCGACAAAGGAAGAACGCAACTCGCCGCACGAATTTTATCTTTATTTAAAATCATCGCACCGTCATGAAGAGGTGTATTAGGGATAAAAATATTAATAATAAGTTCATTGCTAACAGTTGCATTGATTATTATCCCGCTTTCAACATACTCATCCAGACCGGTATAATTTTCCAAAACTAACAAAGCTCCTATTCTTCTACGTGACATATGACGTGTCGTTTCGACGATGGAACTTATAATATCAGCTTTATTATCTTTTTCTTTTTTAATATTAAGGTTAAGGATATTAGATAGCTGAACTCGACCGATATACTCCAACGCCCGTCTTAACTCCGGTTGGAATATAATCATTATACCAAGAACTCCCCATGTTACCACTTGGTCAAATATATAAGTCATTGTTGTAAAGCCTATAAAGCTAAAAAATATTTTTAATCCAATAACGA
Protein-coding regions in this window:
- a CDS encoding CdaR family protein, which codes for MRLKENNQLKLISFLIAVLLFISVNENFKNISVIGNNDNIAAAWITDVPLEADYDRDKLYVVGIPNTVSVKLSGPPSKVQKESIAKNFKVKLNLKNAQIGDDQKVKLEVEGLEKGLEATVEPSSITISIREKVTREFKVTPIVKKERLLLGFEIDKLSLNNDTVKISGDIDSINRIKEVRAESATKTKINKNTREEAKIVAYDSDYNKIEDIQIETESTVMTIDLKKIEKEVPLLVNKVGELSSDYELVSITPDSTKVTVRAETQEELDKISAMYVDVDLSDVKEETEERSNLKIYPKEDVKTATDTPIVKVTIKVRRK
- the cdaA gene encoding diadenylate cyclase CdaA codes for the protein MIADYLSNIGTLTLIIHLLDILLVWVVVYKLLTLLKGTRGMQLVKGILIVIGLKIFFSFIGFTTMTYIFDQVVTWGVLGIMIIFQPELRRALEYIGRVQLSNILNLNIKKEKDNKADIISSIVETTRHMSRRRIGALLVLENYTGLDEYVESGIIINATVSNELIINIFIPNTPLHDGAMILNKDKIRAASCVLPLSDNRSIASSYGTRHRAALGLSELTDAIVVVVSEETGKISVCQNGILTTDFKSDELSKYLTENWLTQKDNLLRDKLK